One Echinicola strongylocentroti DNA window includes the following coding sequences:
- a CDS encoding glycosyltransferase, producing MQIIFNPPDNTENKYIQLMTQPLRKAGYDINELDTFFTSWKHFRHIRLVHLNWFENIDDTSTIKAFRSFFRKIFVLTVIRLSGKKLVWTMHNRMTHEKKTGKLSRILTGRLLKWSDAIVIHCSTSRELLAEKDPALARKTCLIPHPNFVDSYGSVSDNAPSDSPKLHLLFMGAVKPYKNIELLINTIGPMGKEVSLTIAGKPKDSEYHDTLTKIAAKFPNIDLVLEFIPDGLLPELIGKADILILPYDLKSSLNSGTVMLAFSYQKTVICPEIGTLVDLQEAKDHFFGYRYQSTTEHMEKIRSTIQKAINLKKDHPTALDEMGQKMREYVLTHNSQSLVGKQLVNLYENLSNQ from the coding sequence ATGCAAATCATCTTCAATCCTCCAGACAACACCGAAAACAAATACATCCAGCTCATGACCCAGCCGCTTCGCAAAGCTGGATATGACATCAATGAGCTGGACACTTTTTTTACCAGCTGGAAACATTTTCGGCATATCCGGCTGGTCCACCTCAACTGGTTTGAAAACATTGATGACACCTCCACTATCAAAGCATTCAGGAGTTTTTTCAGGAAAATTTTTGTCCTCACAGTCATCCGTCTCAGCGGCAAAAAGCTGGTATGGACCATGCATAACCGGATGACACACGAAAAAAAAACCGGCAAACTCAGCCGAATATTAACGGGCAGATTACTCAAGTGGTCTGATGCCATTGTCATTCACTGCAGTACCTCCAGAGAGCTATTAGCTGAAAAAGATCCTGCATTAGCCCGCAAAACCTGTTTAATCCCCCATCCTAATTTTGTGGACAGTTATGGTTCGGTGTCTGACAATGCCCCTTCGGACTCCCCTAAACTTCACCTCTTGTTTATGGGAGCAGTAAAACCTTACAAAAACATCGAGCTGCTCATCAATACCATTGGCCCAATGGGCAAAGAGGTTTCCCTGACGATTGCGGGTAAGCCAAAAGACAGTGAATACCACGATACACTCACCAAAATAGCGGCAAAATTCCCTAATATTGACCTTGTCCTAGAGTTTATCCCAGACGGCCTGCTGCCAGAGTTAATTGGAAAAGCAGACATCCTGATCCTACCTTATGACCTAAAGAGCAGTCTAAATTCAGGAACAGTAATGTTGGCCTTCAGTTATCAAAAAACGGTAATTTGTCCAGAAATTGGCACATTGGTTGATCTACAAGAAGCAAAAGATCATTTTTTTGGATACCGTTACCAGTCAACTACCGAACACATGGAGAAGATCAGATCGACAATACAAAAAGCAATAAACCTCAAAAAGGATCATCCGACAGCCTTGGATGAAATGGGACAGAAAATGCGGGAGTATGTACTCACCCATAATAGTCAGTCACTGGTGGGCAAACAACTGGTAAATCTCTATGAAAATCTGTCAAATCAATAA
- a CDS encoding glycosyltransferase family 4 protein, translated as MKILYINSLYAPDIRGGAEISLKLLVEGMQSRGIEVRVLSMVPDGDLSVSTVDGVSVYRAGLHNRYWPYSPKHQPNYQRLLWHVKDRDNRDMARNVHEVIKREKPDIVSCHNLAGWSIAVWDVIRQHNIPIVQVLHDLYLLCPNSNMFKNDIPCKGICMECKVLRLHHGKKSSQVDAVVGISQSILDKFTAEGYFPNATSYVIHNTRSIASPGLPKTRVAGSPLRIGYLGTLSKIKGVEWLIETVKNLSFPTQLSIAGKGKTAYEEHLTALSLDHDYINFIGYVKPSELFEQIDVLVVPSLWEEPLGMVAIEALAHHVPVIANKAGGLKETVKEGINGLFCAAERPKSLAEALQKLYENTGYYNQLSAQARNSVASILDRDRMLDAYQEVITSTLEKHLLETP; from the coding sequence ATGAAAATACTGTATATCAATTCACTCTATGCACCTGATATCCGTGGAGGAGCCGAAATCTCGCTCAAACTCCTCGTGGAAGGCATGCAGTCCCGAGGTATTGAAGTCAGGGTATTGAGCATGGTTCCTGACGGTGATCTTTCCGTCTCGACAGTGGATGGAGTAAGCGTCTACCGGGCAGGCCTTCACAATAGGTACTGGCCATACAGCCCAAAACACCAGCCCAACTATCAAAGGCTATTATGGCATGTAAAAGACCGCGACAACAGGGACATGGCCCGCAATGTGCATGAAGTGATAAAACGGGAAAAACCTGATATCGTCTCCTGTCACAACCTGGCAGGCTGGTCCATAGCTGTCTGGGATGTCATTCGTCAACACAATATTCCTATTGTCCAAGTGCTCCACGACCTGTATCTCCTATGCCCCAACAGCAACATGTTCAAAAATGACATCCCTTGTAAAGGCATTTGTATGGAATGTAAGGTGCTACGACTCCATCACGGAAAAAAGTCCTCTCAAGTAGATGCGGTGGTGGGCATTAGCCAAAGTATTCTGGACAAGTTCACGGCAGAAGGCTATTTCCCCAACGCCACTTCCTATGTCATTCACAACACAAGAAGCATCGCTTCTCCCGGTCTTCCCAAAACGCGTGTAGCAGGAAGTCCTTTGCGTATTGGATACCTAGGGACCTTATCCAAAATCAAGGGAGTAGAATGGCTGATCGAGACGGTCAAAAACCTAAGTTTCCCTACGCAACTCAGCATTGCCGGCAAGGGAAAGACAGCCTATGAAGAGCACTTGACCGCGCTCAGTCTAGACCACGATTATATCAATTTTATCGGGTATGTAAAGCCCAGCGAGCTATTTGAGCAGATCGACGTGTTGGTGGTCCCTTCACTCTGGGAGGAACCCCTCGGAATGGTCGCCATCGAGGCGCTAGCTCACCATGTCCCCGTGATAGCCAATAAGGCCGGTGGGCTAAAGGAAACGGTAAAGGAGGGAATCAACGGCCTATTTTGTGCAGCAGAAAGGCCAAAATCCCTAGCAGAAGCCCTTCAAAAACTGTATGAAAACACGGGTTATTACAATCAGCTTAGTGCCCAGGCCCGGAATTCCGTTGCTTCTATTTTGGACCGTGATAGGATGCTGGATGCTTATCAGGAAGTCATCACCTCCACACTAGAGAAACACCTTCTCGAAACACCTTGA
- a CDS encoding O-antigen ligase family protein: MNTTLQQQKGPLPLPALEWKSIQLSELVFCLAIASTCLPFKVYPAMFLISVGFSYAESPQKKLLPWAVCLGIFSGYALISFLATYQGQPALLTGITKLMVNSIFLYFSFIWLSQRDNNNLLFLLDFTLHVIFVLFFLQLMVYHEALHFRLVAGSSSSGEASMLYDHHRFFWGLADKNMLGARIALLGFLYIMVPVIRYRRIAVWRLAFVFLLAYLSLSRTPIVALLIGCGYLLWAVLSKKYRIIMVLILVAAIPIILQKVIRVDQLTASNDGMGVRLVYWQAFFSHFSEISIWGNGFMKAPSFLNEFAQFYHGEPHIHNTFMSCYLELGIIGLVTFVLFLVFYIKACFSVSNSRDFWIACFLPLIAIMCILYSGYDNDIIMYLAILYLLGTCRDKADFGKVNIGLWNKKEKY, translated from the coding sequence ATGAACACGACCTTGCAGCAACAAAAAGGCCCTTTGCCCCTTCCTGCCCTTGAATGGAAGTCCATCCAGCTCTCTGAATTGGTATTCTGTTTGGCCATAGCCTCCACCTGCCTTCCTTTTAAGGTCTATCCTGCGATGTTCTTGATATCTGTGGGTTTTTCTTATGCTGAATCCCCTCAAAAAAAACTCCTCCCTTGGGCGGTATGTTTGGGTATTTTCAGCGGCTATGCATTGATCAGCTTTCTTGCCACCTACCAAGGTCAACCTGCTTTGCTTACCGGAATCACCAAGCTGATGGTCAATAGTATATTCCTTTATTTTTCCTTTATCTGGCTTTCCCAAAGGGACAACAACAACCTATTGTTTCTATTGGATTTTACGTTACATGTGATCTTTGTACTATTTTTCCTACAATTGATGGTATATCATGAAGCCCTGCACTTTAGGCTAGTGGCCGGAAGCAGCTCTTCCGGTGAGGCCAGTATGCTGTACGATCACCACCGGTTTTTCTGGGGATTGGCCGATAAAAACATGTTGGGCGCAAGGATCGCTTTGTTGGGTTTTCTCTACATCATGGTTCCCGTTATCCGTTATCGGAGGATTGCTGTTTGGCGATTGGCCTTTGTTTTTTTATTGGCTTACCTATCCCTTTCCCGGACTCCTATAGTGGCATTACTGATTGGCTGTGGCTACCTCCTTTGGGCAGTGCTTTCAAAAAAGTACAGGATTATCATGGTCCTGATCTTAGTCGCTGCCATTCCGATTATATTGCAGAAAGTCATTCGGGTGGACCAGCTCACCGCCTCCAATGATGGCATGGGGGTAAGACTTGTCTATTGGCAAGCTTTCTTTTCCCATTTCTCCGAAATATCTATTTGGGGCAATGGTTTTATGAAGGCCCCTTCTTTCCTGAATGAATTTGCCCAGTTTTACCATGGAGAGCCCCATATCCACAACACCTTTATGTCATGTTACCTAGAACTAGGCATTATTGGTCTGGTAACCTTTGTGCTATTTTTGGTATTTTATATCAAAGCCTGCTTTTCGGTCAGCAACAGCAGGGATTTCTGGATAGCATGCTTTTTGCCACTTATTGCGATCATGTGCATCCTTTACTCAGGATATGACAATGATATTATCATGTACCTTGCGATCCTCTACTTGCTGGGGACCTGTAGGGACAAGGCCGATTTTGGCAAGGTTAACATAGGTTTATGGAACAAAAAAGAAAAGTATTGA
- a CDS encoding glycosyltransferase family 4 protein, translating into MEQKRKVLIDGRWAGDTGIGRLYKEVMQAAPPEAACHWVTTKAGLGSMFSPYDLAKDISRSEADIFYSPSFMPPLYSKIPFIFTVHDLMHLFYYSAMHKLYYKHVIARLALRAKQIITVSQFSKEQLVTLLGIPEHLITVIYNGVDAHFLQNEEAMSLNRPYFLYVGNRRTNKNLPAMLEAFAKAKIPDDFIFALSGKAHPALNALIQQLGIEKKVRFLGFIPEEDLPKLYKGAYATLFVSLMEGFGLPVLESMASGTPVITSSVSSLPEIAGGAAVCVNPTKIANIQEGIEQLVNNGPLYEACIEKGIHRAREFPWSNTAQKTWELILT; encoded by the coding sequence ATGGAACAAAAAAGAAAAGTATTGATCGATGGCCGATGGGCCGGAGACACAGGAATAGGGAGGCTCTATAAAGAGGTCATGCAGGCAGCTCCTCCAGAAGCAGCCTGTCACTGGGTAACCACCAAAGCCGGATTGGGCAGCATGTTTTCACCATATGACTTAGCGAAAGACATCAGTCGATCTGAGGCGGATATATTCTACAGCCCATCCTTTATGCCTCCATTGTATTCAAAAATCCCCTTTATCTTCACTGTCCATGACTTGATGCACCTCTTTTACTACTCGGCCATGCACAAGCTGTATTATAAACATGTCATAGCCCGGTTGGCCCTACGGGCAAAACAAATCATCACCGTATCCCAATTCAGCAAGGAACAGCTGGTCACCTTGCTTGGCATTCCAGAGCACCTGATCACCGTCATATATAACGGTGTCGATGCTCATTTTCTACAGAACGAGGAAGCCATGTCGCTAAACAGGCCGTATTTCCTGTATGTTGGCAACAGGCGGACGAATAAAAATCTACCGGCCATGCTGGAAGCTTTCGCCAAGGCAAAAATCCCTGATGATTTCATCTTTGCCCTAAGCGGTAAGGCTCATCCAGCGCTCAATGCCCTGATCCAACAGCTGGGCATAGAAAAAAAAGTGCGGTTTCTGGGCTTTATCCCTGAGGAAGACCTCCCCAAACTTTATAAAGGGGCCTACGCTACCCTTTTCGTTTCTTTAATGGAAGGATTTGGCTTGCCGGTATTGGAGTCCATGGCCTCTGGTACACCTGTCATCACCTCCTCGGTGAGCTCACTGCCGGAAATCGCTGGAGGAGCAGCTGTCTGCGTCAATCCCACAAAAATCGCGAACATCCAAGAAGGCATCGAACAATTGGTAAACAACGGCCCACTTTATGAAGCCTGCATCGAAAAAGGCATCCATCGTGCAAGGGAGTTTCCTTGGAGCAATACAGCCCAAAAAACTTGGGAATTGATATTAACATGA
- a CDS encoding right-handed parallel beta-helix repeat-containing protein, with product MKRHFIKYLLPLAFLLVAGSIYGQTNGNEAHGPTTWNVKEHQAKGDGFTDDTEAIQATIRLANPGDTVWIPEGTYVVKTLGLRSGVHIKADGLLKQQLDSTEEFTTKRQNSSAPLFRGKNVAGISLAIRAQALHEAIYLSGSQNISIIHSLLSGDSTKVRSFAGVLLYKCKNVTVRQSEVRNFGTDRIYTDHYQPGTGIRILESQNISIIKSSICYNGENGVFIHSSPDVQVLNSTISHNGMSGIQVAFGTSGVEKNYLFENNILHHNAGDAVDINNRAPKGPLDIHAVIKDNDSKENGFVDGKSTPDGSGIATLVNVSNVEVLNNEAKGNNRPAVYAEDCGEIFLQGNVADNQVELVGGLDHLTMLANVFANVTFIKNVHAKYICMENNQLGTLYLPNDITVNTLLLNKNELTNSVININLSGNIQLTGNRILNEGKDPALLLVKADAIRLEDNYLSSGRSPAITIHSSAKNVLIQNNTIQAANTCIIDNGSPGLQIKGNKLTAAESGSHYFTLRSKNPKDLQLTGNEHTGMDDHTVVLMEGKGTAKMDAEKIIKGTTDFGQVKVAKSNL from the coding sequence ATGAAAAGACACTTCATAAAATATCTTTTGCCCCTAGCATTTCTTCTGGTCGCAGGAAGCATTTATGGCCAAACAAATGGCAATGAAGCCCATGGCCCTACCACTTGGAATGTAAAAGAACACCAGGCCAAAGGTGACGGCTTTACAGATGATACCGAAGCTATCCAAGCCACCATTCGCTTGGCCAACCCCGGAGATACGGTATGGATCCCTGAAGGCACTTATGTGGTCAAAACACTTGGATTACGATCCGGAGTCCACATTAAGGCTGACGGTCTTTTAAAACAACAGCTAGACAGCACAGAGGAGTTTACTACAAAGCGTCAAAACTCTTCCGCGCCTCTTTTTAGGGGTAAGAATGTGGCTGGTATTTCCCTTGCCATTCGTGCCCAAGCCCTCCATGAGGCGATTTACCTCAGCGGGAGTCAAAACATCTCCATCATCCACTCCCTACTCTCAGGAGACAGCACAAAAGTCCGTTCTTTTGCAGGGGTTCTATTGTACAAGTGCAAGAACGTCACCGTCAGACAATCGGAAGTGCGTAACTTTGGAACTGACCGAATTTACACCGACCATTACCAACCCGGAACAGGCATTCGGATTCTGGAAAGCCAAAATATCTCCATCATAAAATCCAGTATTTGTTATAATGGTGAAAATGGCGTCTTTATCCACAGCAGCCCTGATGTCCAAGTTCTCAACTCCACTATCAGCCACAATGGTATGAGCGGAATCCAGGTAGCCTTTGGCACCAGCGGAGTTGAAAAAAACTATCTTTTCGAAAACAACATCCTACATCACAATGCCGGTGATGCGGTCGATATCAACAACAGGGCTCCTAAGGGGCCTCTCGACATCCATGCCGTCATCAAGGACAATGACAGTAAAGAAAATGGTTTTGTGGACGGAAAGTCCACTCCCGATGGCTCTGGAATAGCTACTTTGGTCAATGTATCCAATGTGGAAGTCCTGAACAATGAAGCCAAAGGGAACAACCGTCCGGCTGTCTATGCAGAAGATTGTGGGGAAATATTCCTACAGGGCAATGTGGCTGACAATCAAGTGGAACTCGTGGGCGGGCTAGATCATCTCACCATGCTCGCCAATGTCTTTGCCAATGTCACGTTCATTAAAAACGTCCACGCAAAATACATCTGCATGGAAAACAACCAACTAGGCACACTGTACCTCCCCAACGACATCACTGTCAACACCCTTTTGCTCAACAAAAACGAACTGACCAATTCAGTTATAAACATCAACTTATCCGGAAACATCCAGCTGACAGGTAACCGCATCCTCAATGAAGGGAAGGATCCGGCCTTGCTGTTGGTAAAAGCCGACGCTATCAGATTGGAAGACAACTATCTCTCCAGCGGCCGATCTCCGGCCATCACCATACATAGCTCTGCTAAAAACGTGCTCATTCAAAACAACACCATCCAAGCTGCCAACACCTGCATCATCGATAACGGTTCTCCTGGCCTGCAAATCAAAGGCAACAAACTTACTGCGGCCGAATCAGGCAGCCATTACTTCACCCTAAGGAGCAAAAACCCAAAAGATCTACAGCTTACCGGAAACGAACATACTGGCATGGATGACCACACTGTCGTGCTTATGGAAGGAAAAGGAACAGCAAAAATGGACGCCGAAAAAATCATCAAAGGCACCACAGATTTTGGTCAGGTAAAAGTGGCCAAAAGTAACCTTTAA
- a CDS encoding glycosyltransferase family 2 protein translates to MMKINLFIPTLNAGAKWNQTLAKIAEQTAVFHRKILIDSGSTDGTLQAPLLDDWEVMAIDKKDFDHGGTRQMAVEKFNDADIFIFLTQDAIPADKHALSILVASLENNAELGMAYGRQLPHLGAKTLEAHARLFNYPAQSEVRSLKDHEQYGIKTISCSNSFAAYRKVAFEEAGGFPKGLILGEDAYIAGKMLLKGWKMAYIANACVHHSHDYTVKEEFKRYFDIGVFHAKSKWIFEHYGRAEGRGFQYLQSELTYASKNNPLALPKSIASLFAKWTGYKIGLNHKKLPTSFNKFLSMHKHFWHST, encoded by the coding sequence ATGATGAAGATCAACCTTTTTATCCCCACACTCAATGCAGGGGCAAAGTGGAACCAAACCTTAGCGAAAATTGCGGAACAAACAGCCGTATTTCACCGTAAGATCTTGATCGATTCTGGATCTACAGATGGCACGCTACAAGCCCCCTTACTGGATGATTGGGAAGTGATGGCCATAGATAAAAAGGATTTTGACCACGGGGGCACCCGACAAATGGCCGTAGAAAAGTTCAATGATGCAGATATTTTTATCTTCTTGACCCAAGATGCCATCCCTGCAGACAAACACGCTCTCTCCATTCTAGTGGCCTCATTGGAAAACAATGCTGAATTGGGAATGGCCTATGGCCGTCAACTCCCACATTTAGGTGCCAAAACCCTAGAGGCACATGCGCGACTCTTCAACTACCCTGCACAAAGCGAAGTCCGTAGCTTAAAAGACCATGAACAATACGGTATCAAAACCATATCCTGCTCCAATTCCTTTGCCGCTTACCGAAAAGTGGCCTTTGAAGAGGCTGGTGGATTCCCAAAAGGATTGATCTTGGGAGAGGATGCTTATATCGCAGGCAAAATGTTACTGAAAGGCTGGAAGATGGCCTATATCGCCAATGCTTGTGTTCATCATTCACACGATTACACTGTTAAGGAGGAATTCAAGCGCTATTTTGATATTGGCGTCTTCCATGCTAAAAGTAAGTGGATTTTTGAGCACTACGGGCGTGCCGAAGGTCGCGGTTTTCAATATTTACAGTCTGAACTGACCTACGCCTCAAAAAACAATCCCCTAGCCCTTCCAAAGTCCATAGCGTCACTTTTCGCCAAATGGACCGGGTACAAAATAGGCCTGAACCACAAGAAGTTACCAACTTCTTTTAACAAATTTTTATCCATGCACAAGCACTTTTGGCATTCCACATAG
- a CDS encoding sugar transferase — MANHNQEIIYNRAMTTTATVPDLFTLSDLITRDRIHNGILNMQVDSTTKVLKRMFDVLFSAFVLLLGAPVYLALMAITKATSKGPIFYKQERIGENGRPFDIYKFRSMYTDAEKNGPQLTSGNDPRITPWGNFMRKTHLDEIPQFYNVLKGDMSIVGPRPEREHFINQIVSVSPSYKKLQGIKPGITSIGQVYYGYAETVQEMVERMKYDLLYLTGVNLKTDIFIIYQTVKVMVNGKGQ; from the coding sequence ATGGCTAATCATAATCAAGAAATAATCTATAACAGGGCAATGACCACTACGGCGACCGTCCCAGACTTATTCACACTTTCGGATCTCATCACCAGGGATCGTATACACAACGGAATATTGAACATGCAAGTGGACAGCACCACGAAAGTGCTGAAAAGGATGTTTGACGTTCTATTTTCCGCTTTTGTATTACTACTTGGAGCGCCGGTGTACCTGGCGCTGATGGCCATCACCAAAGCCACTTCTAAAGGCCCAATATTCTATAAACAAGAGCGCATTGGCGAAAACGGTAGACCGTTTGACATCTACAAATTCAGGAGTATGTATACCGATGCAGAGAAAAATGGACCACAACTCACGAGTGGCAACGACCCAAGGATAACCCCATGGGGAAACTTCATGAGAAAAACCCACTTAGACGAGATCCCACAGTTTTACAACGTGCTAAAAGGGGATATGTCCATCGTTGGCCCTAGACCTGAGCGAGAACACTTTATCAACCAGATCGTAAGTGTCTCCCCAAGTTATAAAAAACTCCAAGGCATCAAACCAGGAATTACCTCTATCGGTCAGGTATACTATGGCTATGCCGAAACCGTACAGGAAATGGTAGAACGAATGAAATATGACTTGCTCTACCTAACCGGTGTCAACTTAAAGACCGATATCTTCATCATTTACCAAACGGTGAAAGTCATGGTCAATGGCAAAGGCCAGTAA
- a CDS encoding nucleotide sugar dehydrogenase: protein MNTLLFPLEDAKISVIGLGYVGLPLAVEFAKKYPVVGFDISSSRVSQLSQGIDHTLEVEDELLQSVLETSKSYLDQKKGGFYPTSDPRDIADSNVYVVTVPTPTDKHNRPVLTPMLKASESISKVLKKGDVVVYESTVYPGVTEEECVPVLESGSGLTFNQDFFVGYSPERINPGDKEHTVSKILKVTSGSCPEAADFIDDLYKSVITAGTFKATSIKVAEAAKVIENSQRDINIAFVNELSKIFNLLDIDTQEVLEAAGTKWNFLPFRPGLVGGHCISVDPFYLAQKAQEVGYHPEIILAGRRLNDSMGKHVATEVIKHMMRKDLKVMESKVLILGFTFKEDCPDVRNTRVIDIYQELRNFDINVDVYDPWANSEEVAHEYKINVLSSEKQPDLSEYSAIILAVAHKEFKAWTIQKSDKQVVYDVKGMLDKTLVDARL from the coding sequence ATGAATACACTACTTTTTCCTCTTGAAGACGCTAAGATTTCCGTTATTGGTTTGGGCTATGTTGGCCTACCTCTGGCGGTAGAGTTTGCTAAAAAATACCCTGTTGTCGGGTTCGATATTTCCTCTTCCCGTGTAAGTCAGCTTTCCCAAGGAATTGACCATACGCTGGAGGTGGAGGATGAACTGTTGCAGTCGGTGTTGGAGACTTCCAAAAGTTATTTAGATCAGAAAAAGGGCGGCTTTTACCCCACATCAGACCCCCGGGATATTGCAGATAGTAATGTTTATGTAGTTACCGTGCCTACACCTACAGACAAGCACAATAGGCCTGTATTGACACCTATGCTCAAAGCCTCGGAATCTATCAGCAAGGTGCTGAAAAAAGGAGATGTGGTCGTGTATGAATCAACAGTGTATCCAGGCGTCACCGAGGAGGAATGCGTACCGGTGCTGGAGAGTGGTTCTGGTTTAACGTTCAATCAGGACTTTTTTGTAGGGTATTCTCCAGAGCGGATCAATCCGGGTGACAAAGAACATACGGTGTCCAAGATACTGAAGGTAACCTCAGGGAGTTGTCCCGAAGCAGCTGATTTTATTGATGATCTTTACAAGTCGGTGATAACGGCGGGGACCTTCAAGGCTACCTCTATTAAAGTGGCTGAAGCTGCCAAGGTCATTGAGAATTCCCAGCGGGATATCAATATTGCTTTTGTGAATGAGCTCTCCAAAATCTTCAATCTCTTGGATATCGATACGCAGGAGGTACTTGAAGCGGCTGGTACTAAGTGGAACTTCCTCCCCTTTCGTCCCGGTTTGGTAGGCGGCCACTGCATCAGTGTAGATCCTTTTTACTTGGCCCAAAAGGCACAAGAAGTAGGCTATCACCCTGAAATTATCCTAGCGGGAAGAAGGCTGAATGACTCTATGGGCAAGCACGTAGCTACCGAAGTGATCAAGCACATGATGAGAAAAGACCTCAAGGTGATGGAATCAAAGGTGCTGATCCTAGGCTTTACCTTCAAGGAAGACTGCCCAGATGTCCGCAATACGAGAGTAATTGATATTTACCAAGAGCTGAGAAATTTTGACATTAATGTGGACGTTTATGATCCATGGGCAAACTCAGAAGAAGTGGCCCATGAATACAAAATCAATGTACTGAGTTCTGAGAAACAGCCTGACCTTTCCGAATATTCGGCGATTATTTTGGCCGTTGCCCATAAGGAATTTAAAGCATGGACTATCCAAAAGTCCGATAAACAGGTGGTGTACGATGTCAAGGGCATGTTGGATAAAACCTTGGTCGATGCTCGACTATAA
- the cysQ gene encoding 3'(2'),5'-bisphosphate nucleotidase CysQ, with amino-acid sequence MQINLKELTSTAVKASKAAGDEIMRIYHSADFGVEYKKDDSPLTKADKAGHDAIIDILKETGLPVLSEEGNDIPYETRKEWDYFWMVDPLDGTKEFIKKSGEFTVNIALIHKGSPVLGVVYAPVLEWMYWGNALEGAWKQEKEETPFQLTPPEKEEVKTLVVSLSHQSPETKAFMEKYPGAEIISMGSSLKFMLVAEDKAQIYPRFAPTMEWDTAAAHGVVLAMGGQVLQAKKGVPLVYNKEDLLNPWFIVSIQSLVADDL; translated from the coding sequence ATGCAAATCAATCTTAAAGAGCTAACCAGTACAGCTGTCAAGGCTTCAAAGGCAGCGGGGGATGAGATCATGAGGATTTACCATTCGGCAGATTTTGGTGTCGAATATAAAAAAGATGACTCCCCCTTGACCAAAGCCGACAAAGCAGGGCATGATGCTATCATAGATATCTTGAAGGAAACAGGGTTACCTGTCCTGTCCGAAGAAGGGAATGATATTCCCTATGAGACTCGAAAGGAATGGGACTATTTCTGGATGGTGGATCCCTTGGACGGAACCAAAGAGTTTATAAAAAAAAGTGGAGAATTTACGGTCAATATTGCCTTGATACATAAGGGCAGTCCAGTGCTCGGTGTAGTATATGCTCCCGTACTGGAGTGGATGTATTGGGGCAATGCGCTCGAGGGCGCTTGGAAACAGGAGAAAGAAGAGACGCCGTTCCAACTGACTCCTCCCGAGAAGGAGGAAGTGAAGACCTTGGTCGTTAGCCTTTCACATCAGAGTCCAGAAACCAAGGCTTTTATGGAAAAGTATCCAGGTGCTGAAATCATCAGCATGGGGAGTTCCTTAAAATTCATGCTCGTGGCAGAAGACAAAGCCCAGATTTATCCCCGTTTTGCCCCGACGATGGAATGGGACACTGCAGCAGCACATGGAGTCGTATTGGCCATGGGAGGACAAGTTTTACAGGCCAAAAAAGGAGTTCCATTGGTTTATAATAAAGAGGATCTCTTGAACCCTTGGTTCATTGTAAGCATACAGTCTTTGGTAGCGGATGACCTCTAG